The DNA window GCCCGACCATCCCATTGCCAATCACGACCAAACGCCCTAAAGCAGCGTTGGTGGCAAGAGCGGTATCGCGCTGGAATCGCGTTCGATGCAAATCGCCGATCCTTAGGTTGGGATGAGAGTTGCTCGCTTTTATGCAAAGAATGCGCCGTTTTTCATTGAACGATCGCGATGCTCCGGCTTCGAATGCCTTAAAGTGGATATGTGTGTCCACTTTTGAGTTGCAAAAGTTTTTGGTAGCTAGGAGTAAGGGGTGATCATTCTGTGATCAGTACGTGCGAGTTGCTTAGATCAGTCGCATTTTGCTGCTTGTCCTGGCGGCATCTGCTAATGGAGTTTGCGAACGCGAACCGCGCCGTTTTTGTACGACGGCTGACGGGAATAGGTATCGAATTCAGGAAATGTCAGCTGGTTGGTTAGCTCGTTGTGCATGGGTAAGAAGACATGCCCCGGCTGCACGCTGGCCACAATGTTGACACGCGCCTTCACGCTGCCGCGCAACGATTCAACGATCACTTCGTCATGCGGCTTCAATTTTAGTACGGTCGCGTCTTCTGGGTTCATATCGACTAACAGCTGAGTCGAGTAGAGCGTTCGTAAGACCGCCGACTTCGATGTCTTGGTTTGCGTGTGCCATTGGGCTGCTGTACCACGACCGGTGAGAAGCCGCAGCGGATATGCGTCATGTGGCTGTTCGCCTGGTGACCGTGGGGTTTCGAAGATGAACTTCGCTTTCCCGTCGGCATGGAAGTATTGCCCGTCTTGTTCGAAGAGACGCCGCTGTTGCTCGGGCATCCAATCATCGGCGGTACTCTCGCTGGCTTTAACGGGCCACTGAATTCCGCGGGCATCGTCGAGCATGCGGTAGTCGCGGATGCCCGTTATATCACACGGCTGGTCACTTGAGCACTTCTTCATTGACTGGAAGACATCCTCAGGTGTCTTCCATTTGTCGAACATCTCGCCACAGCCCCAATAATTGGCGGCGAGGCGAAAGATTTGGAAGTCGGCGAGTGCTTCGCCTGGCGCCGGGATGACTTTCTTATGCAAGCCAATGCGACGCTCGGAGTTGATGAATGTCCCTTCCTTTTCTCCCCACCCCGCCGCTGGCAGAACGAGATCAGCCCGCTGAGCGGTTTCGGTCGAGTGATACATGTCCTGCACGACCAGAAAGTCGAGCTTATCGAATGTTTCGTGGGCTTCTTTTTGATGAATCCAGGAGTGTGCTGGATTCGTGGCAATAACCCACAGCCCGCGGATCTCGCCAGCCCGGATGCCTTCCATGATGCGATCGTACGACCAGCTATTTTCCGTAGGAATGTTTACGACCGGTATATCAAGAATTCCAGCGATCTTCTCGCGATCTTCTGGATTGCGGAAATCGTGTCCACCGACCAGGTTGGTCGTGTTGCTGTACAGCCGCGATCCCATCGCGTTGCATTGCCCGGTGATCGAATTGGCACCCGTCCCAGGACGCCCCATGTTGCCGGTCATAAGCGCGAGATTGATGATCGCCTGGGCGGTGCGTAC is part of the Blastopirellula marina genome and encodes:
- a CDS encoding molybdopterin oxidoreductase family protein; the encoded protein is MSSTTPAKKSNALQQLIYAKDGELTRDLLLNPGEYGLGKVPAKAKPNGTTTSVCGFCSTGCGLELHLQDGHAVNLTPAVDWPVNLGMACPKGWESLTVLKSNDRATQPLLKGADGKLAPVSWDTAMRAFCDRFKAIQAEHGNDSIAFLSTGQIATEEMFFLGTLAKFGMGMLHGDGNTRQCMATAVVAYKEAFGFDAPPFTYQDFEESDVMVFVGSNLCIAHPIMWERVLRNPHNPKIIVIDPRRTETAVAATHHLPLCPKTDLALLYTIANILIQKGWIDDDYIAKNTTGFDAFKEAIADYTLERGAETCQLDAEGIMAVVEAIHEGKRVSFWWTMGVNQSHQGVRTAQAIINLALMTGNMGRPGTGANSITGQCNAMGSRLYSNTTNLVGGHDFRNPEDREKIAGILDIPVVNIPTENSWSYDRIMEGIRAGEIRGLWVIATNPAHSWIHQKEAHETFDKLDFLVVQDMYHSTETAQRADLVLPAAGWGEKEGTFINSERRIGLHKKVIPAPGEALADFQIFRLAANYWGCGEMFDKWKTPEDVFQSMKKCSSDQPCDITGIRDYRMLDDARGIQWPVKASESTADDWMPEQQRRLFEQDGQYFHADGKAKFIFETPRSPGEQPHDAYPLRLLTGRGTAAQWHTQTKTSKSAVLRTLYSTQLLVDMNPEDATVLKLKPHDEVIVESLRGSVKARVNIVASVQPGHVFLPMHNELTNQLTFPEFDTYSRQPSYKNGAVRVRKLH